In the genome of bacterium, one region contains:
- a CDS encoding ABC transporter permease gives MNSRPPFVHLFLARLREFVREPEVLFWVFGFPILLAVGLGVAFREKPQEQVFVGVVERPGADAAVAALREEDGFKVRRLDEAEAARRLRLGQVALVVVPGPQPEYRFDPGRPDSAFARLKVDDALQRAAGRRDQWSAAERRTNEPGGRYIDFLIPGLIGMNIMSGAMWGVGYALVEMRVRKLLKRLVATPMRRSDFLGAMMASRMLVVFLEIALLLGFGWLVFGLRVAGSLWTVAFVALLGSFSFSGLGLLTASRARKTETVSGLMNLVMLPMFVFSGVFFSSDRFPAALQPFIKALPLTALNDALRAVVLEGAPLSAQALRVALLLAWGGLSFLLALRVFRWS, from the coding sequence ATGAATAGCCGCCCGCCGTTCGTCCATCTCTTCCTCGCCCGGCTGCGCGAATTCGTGCGCGAGCCGGAGGTTCTCTTCTGGGTATTCGGCTTCCCGATCCTGCTCGCCGTCGGCCTCGGCGTCGCCTTCCGCGAGAAGCCGCAGGAGCAGGTCTTCGTCGGCGTCGTCGAGCGCCCCGGCGCGGACGCGGCGGTCGCCGCGCTGCGCGAGGAGGACGGCTTCAAGGTGCGCCGCCTCGACGAGGCGGAGGCCGCGCGACGGCTGCGCCTCGGCCAGGTCGCGCTGGTCGTCGTCCCCGGCCCGCAGCCCGAGTACCGCTTCGATCCCGGGCGGCCGGACAGCGCCTTCGCCCGCCTCAAGGTGGACGACGCGCTGCAGCGCGCCGCGGGCCGCCGCGACCAATGGAGCGCCGCCGAGCGGCGGACGAACGAGCCGGGCGGGCGCTACATCGACTTCCTGATCCCCGGGCTGATCGGGATGAACATCATGAGCGGCGCGATGTGGGGCGTCGGCTACGCGCTGGTCGAGATGCGCGTGCGGAAGCTGCTCAAGCGACTCGTCGCCACGCCGATGCGCCGTTCCGACTTCCTCGGGGCGATGATGGCCTCGCGGATGCTCGTCGTCTTCCTCGAGATCGCGCTGCTGCTCGGCTTCGGGTGGCTGGTCTTCGGGCTGCGGGTCGCCGGCTCGCTCTGGACCGTCGCGTTCGTCGCGCTGCTCGGCTCGTTCTCGTTCTCCGGGCTCGGCCTGCTGACCGCCAGCCGGGCGCGGAAGACCGAAACGGTCTCGGGACTGATGAACCTCGTGATGCTGCCGATGTTCGTCTTCTCGGGGGTCTTCTTCTCCTCCGACCGCTTCCCCGCCGCGCTCCAGCCGTTCATCAAGGCGCTGCCGCTGACGGCGCTCAACGACGCGCTGCGGGCCGTGGTCCTCGAGGGGGCGCCGCTCTCGGCGCAGGCGCTGCGCGTCGCGCTGCTGCTGGCGTGGGGCGGGCTCTCGTTCCTGCTCGCGCTGCGGGTCTTCCGTTGGTCGTGA